The Planctomycetota bacterium genome contains the following window.
TATATTTTATGCGCAGGGTTAGCGTCTTATTAACTAATAGAAATTTGACTATGCAAGTGCCGCCGTTAGACCTAAAATCACAATACCAAACCATAAAACATGAAGTGGATTTGGCGTTGTCCGAGGTTATAAATTCCCAGCATTTCGTTTTAGGTCCGACCGTAGAAAAATTAGAGACCGAATTGTCCGGCTATCTTAAGGCCAAATACGCCATCGCGGTCGCCTCGGGCTCTGATGCCCTGCTGATTGCCCTGATGGCGCTCAAGATCGGGCCGGGCGATGAAATCATCACATCACCTTTTACTTTCTTTGCCACGGGCGGAGCCATTGCCCGGCTGGGCGCCAGGCCGGTATTCGTGGATATTGACCCAGCCACCTACAATATCAACCCGGCAGGGATTCGTTCCTGCCTTGAAAAATCCGGCAAGAAGGTCAAAGCCATTATGCCGGTCCATCTCTACGGCCAGTCCTGTGATATGTCAGAGATTCTGGCCATCGGCAAGGAATATAAAATACCGGTCATAGAAGATGCGGCCCAGTCGCTGGGCTCTGAATACGCTGGTCGTAAGACCGGCACACTCGGATTGATGGGCTGCTATTCGTTTTATCCGACCAAGAACCTGGGCGGCTGGGGCGATGCCGGCCTGGTCACAACTGACGACGAGGCGTTGGCTAAGTTAATCAAAACACTACGGGTACACGGCGCTGAAAACAGATACTTCCACCAGCATATCGGCTTAAACAGCCGTTTGGACGCAATGCAAGCCGCGGTCCTGAGGGTAAAACTGAAATACCTTGACAGGTGGAATACTGAACGGTCCCAGCGGGCCGGTCTTTATACGCAACTTTTTAAGGAAGCCGGCCTGCTAAAATACCTTTCTGTTCCAACAGTCAAGGAAAACCGCAACCA
Protein-coding sequences here:
- a CDS encoding DegT/DnrJ/EryC1/StrS family aminotransferase, which translates into the protein MQVPPLDLKSQYQTIKHEVDLALSEVINSQHFVLGPTVEKLETELSGYLKAKYAIAVASGSDALLIALMALKIGPGDEIITSPFTFFATGGAIARLGARPVFVDIDPATYNINPAGIRSCLEKSGKKVKAIMPVHLYGQSCDMSEILAIGKEYKIPVIEDAAQSLGSEYAGRKTGTLGLMGCYSFYPTKNLGGWGDAGLVTTDDEALAKLIKTLRVHGAENRYFHQHIGLNSRLDAMQAAVLRVKLKYLDRWNTERSQRAGLYTQLFKEAGLLKYLSVPTVKENRNHIYHQYTIRVLDNNRDKLRDFLKTHNVGVEIYYPLPLNLQECFNYLGYEKGSMPESEKASLSVLSLPIYPELTPEMQGYVADKMKEFFA